A genome region from Drosophila simulans strain w501 chromosome 2R, Prin_Dsim_3.1, whole genome shotgun sequence includes the following:
- the LOC6733974 gene encoding protein FAM166B produces MSYSSRFGFDFHLPDEGWCYPKNDMHFIRSAEWVPVEKAGVGRSFANPNGVIYPRVVGMIPRYGGHVPGNKFRVGNTYGRSTIDAKRHLALNHD; encoded by the exons atgtCCTATTCCAGCC GATTTGGTTTCGACTTCCATCTGCCGGATGAGGGATGGTGCTACCCGAAGAACGACATGCACTTCATCCGCAGCGCGGAGTGGGTGCCCGTGGAGAAGGCAGGCGTGGGCCGCTCCTTTGCCAATCCCAATGGCGTGATCTATCCGCGGGTGGTCGGCATGATTCCACGCTACGGCGGCCACGTTCCGGGCAACAAATTTCGTGTGGGCAACACCTATGGCCGTTCCACCATCGACGCCAAGCGTCATCTGGCCCTCAATCATGATTGA
- the LOC6733975 gene encoding uncharacterized protein LOC6733975 isoform X2, whose translation MSWSASSDELGVIEQLKKSVESIVAKTGPSSKFSKDLVKRIGEMQSKLESLAETDRHVFLAEMKDKFQQTIGRIEERIVQHAHFAQTYSSSIVSAGIFLLVSIFALFGYKLYKSLTEKELKKQEKLKSKQQKKAKKSN comes from the exons ATGAGTTGGTCGGCTTCCAGTGACGAGCTCGGCGTTATCGAGCAGCTGAAAAAGTCCGTGGAGTCCATTGTGGCCAAAACGGGGCCCAGCAGCAAGTTCTCCAAGGATCTGGTCAAGCGGATCGGCGAGATGCAGAGCAAGCTGGAGTCCCTCGCCGAAACGGATCGGCATGTGTTTCTCGCCGAGATGAAGGACAAGTTCCAGCAGACGATTGGCAGAATCGAGGAGCGGATAGTGCAGCACGCCCATTTCGCACAGACCTACTCCAGTTCCATAGTGTCGGCGGGGATCTTTCTTCTGGTCTCCATATTCG CCCTCTTTGGCTACAAGTTGTACAAATCCCTGACGGAGAAGGAGCTCAAGAAGCAGGAGAAACTCAAGAGCAAGCAACagaagaaggccaagaagTCCAACTGA
- the LOC6733973 gene encoding uncharacterized protein LOC6733973, with protein MQVLGGNPLSLFLLVIITPSLIAANPLWSLDQVGAYFTGIFRSVVGPIFGFGLAANSTAL; from the exons ATGCAGGTGCTAGGCGGCAATCCACTCAGTTTGTTTCTCTTGGTGATCATCACTCCGTCACTGATTGCAGCCAATCCCCTGTGGAGTCTTGACCAGGTGGGAG CCTACTTCACTGGCATCTTCCGTTCCGTTGTGGGTCCAATATTTGGCTTTGGCCTGGCAGCCAACAGCACCGCCTTATAA
- the LOC6739380 gene encoding NADPH:adrenodoxin oxidoreductase, mitochondrial, with protein MVINCLNIFRRGLHTSSARLQVIQSATPTKRICIVGAGPAGFYAAQLILKQLDNCVVDVVEKLPVPFGLVRFGVAPDHPEVKNVINTFTKTAEHPRLRYFGNISLGTDVSLRELRDRYHAVLLTYGADQDRQLELENEQLDNVISARKFVAWYNGLPGAENLAPDLSGRDVTIVGQGNVAVDVARMLLSPLDALKSTDTTEYALEALSRSQVERVHLVGRRGPLQAAFTIKELREMLKLPNVDTRWRTEDFSGIDMQLDKLQRPRKRLTELMLKSLKEQGRSSGSKQFLPIFLRAPKSIAAGEMEFSVTELQQEAAVPTSSTERLPSHLILRSIGYKSTCVDTGINFDTPRGRVHNIDGRILKDDATGEVDPGLYVAGWLGTGPTGVIVTTMNGAFAVAKTICDDINTNALDTSSVKPGYDADGKRVVTWDGWQRINDFESAAGKAKGKPREKIVNIEEMLRVAGV; from the exons ATGGTCATCAATTGCCTTAACATCTTCAGACGTGGCCTCCACACGAGTTCCGCCCGATTGCAGGTGATCCAgagcgccacgcccaccaagcGGATATGCATCGTGGGCGCCGGACCCGCCGGCTTCTATGCCGCCCAATTGATCCTCAAGCAGCTGGACAATTGCGTGGTGGACGTGGTCGAGAAGCTGCCGGTTCCCTTCGGACTGGTGCG CTTTGGCGTTGCGCCCGATCATCCGGAGGTCAAGAACGTAATCAACACCTTCACCAAGACCGCCGAGCATCCGCGTCTGCGTTACTTTGGCAACATATCGCTGGGCACGGATGTCAGCCTGCGGGAGCTAAGAGATCGATACCATGCCGTGCTCCTCACCTACGGAGCGGACCAGGATCGGCAGCTAGAGCTGGAGAACGAGCAGTTGGATAATGTGATATCAGCCCGGAAATTTGTGGCCTGGTATAATGGATTGCCGGGTGCGGAAAACTTGGCTCCGGATCTTAGTGGTCGCGATGTCACGATTGTGGGTCAGGGCAACGTGGCTGTGGATGTGGCCAGGATGCTGCTTAGTCCCTTGGATGCTCTTAAG AGTACGGACACAACTGAGTACGCCTTGGAAGCGCTTTCTCGAAGCCAAGTGGAACGAGTTCATCTGGTTGGCAGACGAGGTCCTCTGCAAGCCGCCTTCACCATCAAGGAGCTGCGGGAGATGCTCAAGCTGCCCAATGTAGACACCCGATGGCGTACTGAGGATTTCTCGG GCATTGACATGCAGCTGGATAAACTTCAGCGGCCTCGCAAGAGACTCACCGAACTGATGCTTAAGAGTCTAAAGGAGCAGGGCAGAAGCTCCGGCTCAAAACAGTTCCTGCCCATCTTTCTGCGCGCTCCGAAGTCGATAGCTGCAGGGGAAATGGAGTTTTCCGTCACGGAACTGCAGCAGGAAGCAGCAGTGCCCACCAGTTCCACAGAGCGTCTTCCCTCGCACTTAATCCTGCGCAGCATTGGCTACAAATCCACTTGCGTGGATACGGGCATCAACTTTGACACTCCACGCGGTCGCGTTCACAACATTGATGGTCGGATTCTCAAGGATGATGCTACGGGAGAGGTGGACCCTGGACTTTATGTAGCTGGCTGGCTAGGAACTGGACCCACTGGCGTTATTGTGACCACCATGAACGGCGCCTTTGCGGTAGCCAAGACCATCTGCGATGACATAAACACGAATGCTCTGGACACGAGTTCTGTCAAACCAGGATACGATGCGGATGGCAAACGAGTGGTTACTTGGGATGGCTGGCAGCGAATCAATGATTTTGAAAGCGCAGCGggaaaagccaaaggaaaGCCGCGCGAGAAGATTGTTAACATTGAGGAAATGTTACGGGTGGCTGGCGTTTGA
- the LOC6733971 gene encoding UPF0605 protein CG18335 — translation MDHAITPEPHLVPGYTGHCAQNRDRVGRTYGRQTHKLLIDPCIYHAPELIVAPIHAKRGLKDYPTEQELKILRTREGLVDSVYRHPILPGYAGFVPNKVSQIGKRYVAAASAGVARHETLMELYRCENRTLRHRDLLESGNGLFDRKINERLLPQTYYRSPLIPVTGVSKGIKDESCPPKTEKLCYSKFTSPHFLEDEDADKFIINGYSGHIPMSVTRFGESNKVLTNRALCSFSDYMYKRKRDTWCCGQDLSRPAITCPPVGHFVVYHEDSGMVPNYAGHVPGETYKFGRTYAKTTYDAKRWLEVHKNLTVLPEVANLDYAY, via the exons ATGGACCACGCTATAACGCCGGAACCGCACTTGGTGCCAGG TTACACGGGTCACTGCGCCCAGAATCGCGACCGTGTGGGCCGAACTTATGGCCGTCAGACGCACAAGCTGTTAATAGACCCCTGTATTTACCACGCTCCCGAACTGATAGTGGCTCCCATTCATGCCAAGCGCGGCCTCAAGGACTATCCCACAGAGCAGGAGCTGAAGATTCTGCGCACTCGCGAGGGTTTGGTGGACTCCGTTTACCGGCATCCCATATTACCTGGCTACGCCGGCTTTGTCCCGAACAAAGTGAGTCAGATTGGCAAGCGATATGTTGCTGCCGCATCCGCTGGAGTAGCTCGGCATGAGACGCTGATGGAGTTGTATCGGTGCGAGAACCGGACGCTCAGGCATCGTGATCTGCTGGAGAGTGGGAACGGTCTCTTCGACCGCAAGATAAACGAAAGACTGCTGCCACAGACCTACTACCGATCGCCCCTGATCCCGGTGACCGGAGTGTCCAAGGGCATTAAGGATGAGTCTTGTCCGCCAAAAACAGAGAAACTCTGCTATAGCAAGTTCACATCGCCGCACTTCCTAGAGGATGAAGATGCCGACAAGTTCATAATCAATGGTTACTCCGGCCACATTCCCATGTCAGTGACCCGATTCGGGGAGTCCAACAAGGTGCTGACCAACCGCGCACTGTGCAGCTTCTCGGACTATATGTACAAGCGGAAGCGGGACACGTGGTGTTGTGGCCAGGATCTCAGCCGGCCGGCCATCACCTGCCCGCCCGTGGGACACTTCGTCGTCTACCACGAGGACAGCGGAATGGTGCCCAACTATGCGGGTCACGTTCCCGGAGAGACGTACAAGTTCGGACGCACGTACGCCAAGACCACCTACGATGCGAAGCGCTGGCTGGAGGTGCACAAGAATCTTACCGTGCTGCCCGAGGTGGCCAATCTGGATTACGCCTACTGA
- the LOC6733966 gene encoding trafficking protein particle complex subunit 2-like protein, with protein sequence MAFCIAVIGKDNAPLYLTTSDMEQELDLQYHVNAALDVVEEKCLIGKGSPESKELYLGLLYSTENHKIYGFVTNTRVKFIVVIDSSNVALRENEVRAIFRNLHLLYTDAICNPFYIPGESLTSKKFDRAVQKLMSGTA encoded by the exons ATGGCATTTTGCATAGCAGTTATTGGCAAGGAT AACGCCCCCCTGTACCTGACAACTTCCGATATGGAGCAGGAACTGGACTTGCAATATCATGTTAACGCCGCCTTAGACGTCGTGGAGGAGAAATGTCTGATTGGCAAGGGTTCTCCGGAGTCCAAGGAGCTGTACCTGGGACTACTCTACTCGACAGAGAACCACAAAAT ATACGGATTTGTGACCAACACTCGGGTGAAATTCATAGTGGTCATCGACTCCAGCAACGTTGCTCTTCGGGAAAACGAAGTTCGAGCG ATCTTCCGAAATCTCCACTTGCTCTACACCGATGCCATCTGCAATCCCTTTTACATTCCCGGCGAATCGCTGACTTCAAA GAAGTTCGATCGTGCTGTCCAGAAACTGATGAGCGGCACTGCCTAG
- the LOC27206159 gene encoding protein Vhl: protein MALQIAQNNRDGQQLVGADQGKVEVYVLFANTTYRTLDLYWVCERDRENMYLTLKPFEEVRVNTFTTHSWLFRDYYTGERMHVRSQRIFQPIRVRVPKNQQSPDQLVDVRSEVLIHFPMRSLRENCLWLVARWLIRTSNAPRRIIHGYHIPSTLKQQLLSLLTCIESYSRVAGTRRRR, encoded by the coding sequence ATGGCGCTCCAAATAGCGCAGAACAACCGCGACGGTCAGCAGCTGGTGGGCGCTGATCAGGGAAAGGTGGAGGTGTACGTGCTGTTTGCAAACACCACCTACCGCACCCTGGATCTGTACTGGGTGTGCGAGCGGGATCGGGAGAACATGTACCTTACCCTCAAGCCCTTCGAGGAGGTGCGCGTAAACACGTTCACCACGCACAGCTGGCTGTTCCGGGATTACTACACGGGCGAACGGATGCACGTACGCTCACAGAGGATCTTTCAGCCGATACGGGTGCGGGTGCCAAAGAACCAGCAGAGTCCGGATCAGCTGGTTGATGTGCGCAGCGAAGTGCTGATCCACTTTCCGATGAGATCGCTGCGCGAAAACTGCCTCTGGCTGGTCGCCCGCTGGCTGATTCGGACGAGCAACGCGCCACGGAGGATTATCCACGGATACCACATACCCTCGACGCTGAAGCAACAGCTGCTCAGCCTGCTGACCTGCATCGAGTCCTATTCCCGAGTGGCGGGCACCCGACGTCGGCGTTAG
- the LOC6733978 gene encoding uncharacterized protein LOC6733978: MWSCVRDIKWALRFHIHISHFTHSIAAMSPSQLLVIFALLALNTRLVFGQTTIDCQRPPQLVDPALCCKDGGRDQVAEQCAQRILGAANGQKAGGPPSLDTAACLAECILTSSKYLDEPQKLNLANIRSDLSAKFSNDTLYVETMTMAYSKCEPQSQRRLAMIMQQQQQAQQQKPQQQQPRCSPFSAIVLGCTYMEYFKNCPDHRWTPNAQCALAKAYVTQCGLGA; this comes from the exons ATGTGGAGCTGCGTGAGGGATATAAAATGGGCCTTGcgatttcatattcatatcaGTCATTTTACTCACTCAATCGCAGCTATGTCGCCCAGTCAGCTTCTTGTGATCTTCGCTTTGCTGGCCCTAAATACTCGTCTAGTATTTGGCCAAACCACGATTGATTGCCAAAGACCACCGCAACTAGTG GATCCCGCACTCTGCTGCAAGGATGGGGGTCGCGACCAGGTGGCTGAGCAGTGCGCCCAGCGGATTTTAGGAGCAGCAAATGGACAGAAGGCAGGAGGTCCTCCATCGCTGGACACGGCAGCA TGCCTAGCTGAGTGCATCCTGACATCTTCCAAGTATCTTGATGAGCCACAGAAacttaacttggccaacataCGCAGTGATCTCTCCGCCAAGTTCTCCAACGATACCCTCTATGTGGAAACCATGACCATGGCGTACTCCAAGTGTGAGCCACAATCGCAGCGCAGACTGGCCATGAtcatgcagcagcaacaacaggcgcagcagcaaaagccccagcagcaacaaccaagATGCAGCCCCTTCTCAGCCATCGTCCTTGGGTGCACCTACATGGAGTACTTCAAGAACTGCCCCGATCATCGGTGGACTCCAAATGCCCAGTGTGCTCTGGCCAAAGCCTACGTGACGCAGTGCGGTTTGGGTGCCTAA
- the LOC6733968 gene encoding WD repeat-containing protein 48 homolog, giving the protein MLTHKTCQARKKMQVSFVIRDAEEKQHRNGVNALQLDANNGKLYSAGRDAIIRVWNTRTDSSEKYIQSMEHHNDWVNDIVLCCNGRNLISASCDTTVKVWNAQKGFCMSTLRTHRDYVQALAYAKDREQVASAGLDKAIFLWDVNTLTALTASNNTVTTSSLTGSKDSIYSLAMNPSGTVIVSGSTENILRIWDPRTCMRIMKLRGHTENVRCLVVSPDGNQVVSGSSDGTIKVWNLGQQRCVQTIHVHKEGVWSLLMSENFQYIISGSRDRNIIVTEMRNPSNKTLVCEEQAPVLSLGYNIDKTGVWATTWNSDIRCWKLPMYDRCTLNSSGGMDAQWTQGGTEVACIKGGAAIKECAVLNDKRYIITKDSQDQVVVYDVLRVVKKEQLGAVDYEAEVKKRNKQVYIPNWFTVDLKTGMPTIVLGQEEVDCFSAWVSIEAGLPECVDPTTEIKINYGKLLLEALLEYWTPPHSIPPNEMEPDMHGNGYFQVPKHTPVIFSEVGGRTVCRLLVRDAAGDSESTLLHETAPQWVTDVVIEKNIPKFLKIPFFLQPHPQMTKPERTKKDRLVANEFIQCRKVCEHVLEKVLNAETTPSGGNANNSLQNSQSDANSEGSQLPAEERIELWCNDVVVDPNMDLRTVRHFIWKQSTDLTFQYKTKQNFNYDGSIGDSLERVTRKY; this is encoded by the exons ATGTTGACGCACAAAACTTGTCAGGCACGTAAGAAAATGCAG GTTTCCTTCGTGATACGGGACGCCGAGGAGAAACAGCACCGGAATGGCGTCAACGCTCTGCAGCTGGATGCCAATAACGGCAAGTTGTACTCCGCCGGTCGAGACGCCATCATCCGTGTGTGGAATACACGGACGGACTCCAGCGAGAAGTACATACAATCGATGGAGCATCACAACGACTGGGTCAACGACATAGTACTTTGCTGCAATGGCAGAAACC TTATTAGCGCCAGCTGTGATACCACGGTGAAGGTGTGGAACGCCCAGAAAGGCTTCTGCATGTCCACCCTGCGGACCCATCGCGACTACGTGCAGGCGTTGGCCTACGCCAAGGACCGGGAGCAGGTGGCCAGCGCTGGGCTGGACAAGGCCATCTTCCTGTGGGACGTGAACACACTGACCGCGCTCACGGCGAGCAATAACACGGTTACCACCTCTAGTCTAACCGGGTCCAAGGACTCCATCTACAGCTTGGCCATGAATCCATCGGGCACCGTGATTGTGAGCGGGTCCACGGAGAATATACTGCGTATCTGGGATCCCCGCACCTGTATGCGTATCATGAAGCTGCGAGGCCATACGGAGAACGTGCGCTGCTTGGTGGTGTCGCCCGATGGAAACCAGGTGGTGTCTGGCAGTTCTGACGGCACGATCAAGGTGTGGAACCTGGGCCAACAACGCTGTGTTCAAACCATCCACGTGCACAAGGAGGGCGTGTGGTCGCTGCTGATGAGCGAGAACTTCCAGTACATCATCTCCGGCAGCCGTGATCGCAACATCATTGTCACCGAGATGCGGAACCCTAGTAACAAGACGCTTGTTTGCGAGGAGCAGGCGCCCGTGCTGAGTCTGGGCTACAACATCGACAAGACTGGGGTGTGGGCCACCACCTGGAACTCGGACATTCGCTGCTGGAAGCTGCCCATGTACGACAGGTGCACATTGAATTCCTCGGGCGGAATGGACGCACAGTGGACACAAGGCGGCACTGAGGTGGCCTGCATAAAAGGTGGAGCCGCCATCAAGGAGTGCGCGGTGCTGAACGACAAGCGTTATATAATAACCAAGGACTCACAAGATCAGGTCGTGGTGTACGATGTGCTGAGAGTTGTCAAAAAAGAGCAATTGGGCGCCGTTGACTACGAAGCGGAGGTGAAGAAGCGTAATAAGCAGGTTTACATTCCAAACTGGTTCACTGTTGATCTAAAAACAGGG ATGCCAACGATTGTATTGGGCCAGGAGGAAGTGGATTGCTTTTCCGCTTGGGTTTCCATTGAAGCTGGACTGCCGGAGTGCGTCGATCCCACAACAGAGATTAAG atcAACTATGGCAAATTACTTTTAGAGGCCCTGCTAGAGTACTGGACACCACCGCATAGCATACCACCAAACGAAATGGAACCCGATATGCACGGCAATGGCTACTTCCAAGTGCCCAAGCACACGCCCGTCATCTTTAG TGAAGTGGGCGGCCGCACTGTTTGCCGACTTTTGGTACGCGATGCAGCTGGCGATAGCGAAAGTACCCTGCTCCACGAAACGGCGCCACAGTGGGTGACCGACGTGGTGATCGAGAAGAACATTCCCAAGTTCCTCAAAATACCGTTCTTCCTGCAGCCTCACCCGCAAATGACCAAGCCTGAACGAACGAAGAAG GATCGTCTGGTGGCTAATGAATTTATTCAGTGTCGCAAGGTCTGTGAGCACGTGCTTGAAAAGGTGCTAAATGCGGAAACTACTCCAAGTGGGGGAAATGCTAACAATTCACTGCAGAATAGCCAGAGCGATGCTAATTCGGAGGGATCCCAACTGCCAGCTGAGGAACGAATTGAACTGTGGTGTAACGATGTG GTTGTGGACCCCAACATGGACCTGCGCACGGTGCGCCACTTTATCTGGAAGCAGTCGACCGATCTAACGTTTCAGTACAAGACCAAACAGAATTTCAACTACGATG GTTCGATCGGGGATAGCTTGGAGCGCGTGACGCGCAAGTATTGA
- the LOC6733969 gene encoding uncharacterized protein LOC6733969, with product MAGTQSKDACSICDKVGLKPFTRDNVFNYYIPLHGLVSYGALAVNVMNPQIVPKILPKKDLTNVFLISAVVGSAFYIYGRPHLKDVKNNKRGAYALLGATLFSMGSVLAWALIKSALPQDNALLATLAGLGTGAAIVKVGTDYIQDVDKLQKN from the coding sequence ATGGCCGGGACACAGTCAAAAGACGCCTGCAGCATATGCGACAAAGTGGGACTCAAGCCCTTCACCCGGGATAATGTGTTCAACTACTACATACCGCTGCACGGCCTGGTGAGCTACGGAGCCCTTGCGGTGAATGTTATGAACCCCCAGATCGTGCCCAAAATCCTGCCCAAGAAGGACCTGACGAACGTGTTCCTCATCTCGGCGGTGGTGGGCAGTGCCTTCTACATTTACGGCAGGCCCCACCTGAAGGACGTGAAGAACAACAAGCGAGGTGCATACGCTCTGCTCGGCGCCACCCTATTCTCCATGGGATCCGTTCTGGCCTGGGCGCTCATCAAGTCCGCCCTGCCACAGGACAATGCGCTGCTGGCGACCCTGGCGGGTTTGGGAACTGGCGCCGCCATCGTGAAGGTCGGCACTGATTACATTCAGGACGTGGACAAGCTGCAGAAGAACTAG
- the LOC6733970 gene encoding F-box/LRR-repeat protein 6 — translation MSESLSSQVEETKVSDEDGVKEKAEVSTAKDSAETAMEVEADDAGGQQPEQSELLDKEKSATVDINTLTPSTPSQTPPQLLAGETATSGSTAVIPENILSPPKSETQTDETNTATSTSCSPASDGQRSPAAEQQSSALPPQVQAQAPAAPVNGSVPKSGKPLSTALSGKKTSKAATTSPRASRCRKTKALPMYESEISDNKMGIKLCIKKSDAGEGAPAGVTSPPVTVPAATKTVRKRVRKPKQQDSDEAEYEPRKKKGGGGGSGGEKKVSTSPDAAEAAGEPIEQSVWAQKLPEEVLFRIFEQAVDTQGCLPTLFRLGRVCSLWRQVSLRPTLWRTMDLTTWVKEKYRTELKLKWFVDNRCSACTDLNVSNWKISDINCFLAKLSSGCPNLQGITLSGWKGFTSDHLTYLVDNMHKLQRLDLSSINVEMNASKSAVGVNSLCNALQTMGSRLTHLYLAHNRLAGIPQIVGILSTHCPNLTLLDLSNVTTQATSHGVLHIEKLQRGCQKLKVLRVTNSHITPSTASMQEIMDSPGFPELEELSVAALTDESRIISDDHLQRILKSSSKLKLLDVRNCTRLTHESLIRLPAWDIKHLFLSGCSVTRDMGSGLELIASKWAHSLIELDLAWANMQQPIDNALRALAEKGRDSPLAHLNLCGSSVSDEAVKEILTNCQNMSSINLASCRGLPRGVKRLMQGPQELGELREVLGVQLKSSSGSN, via the exons ATGAGCGAATCTCTATCTTCTCAAGTGGAGGAGACCAAGGTGTCCGATGAAGATGGTGTAAAAGAGAAAGCTGAAGTGTCCACCGCCAAAGATTCGGCGGAAACGGCTATGGAAGTGGAGGCAGATGATGCTGGTGGTCAGCAACCGGAGCAAAGTGAATTGTTGGATAAGGAGAAATCTGCCACGGTGGACATAAACACACTCACTCCCTCGACGCCCTCACAAACCCCGCCACAACTGCTGGCCGGCGAAACAGCCACATCGGGAAGCACGGCCGTCATTCCGGAAAACATCCTGTCCCCGCCCAAGTCAGAAACTCAAACCGATGAAACTAACACGGCAACATCGACGTCCTGCTCCCCAGCCTCTGACGGTCAGCGGTCGCCGGCGGCGGAGCAACAGTCATCGGCACTACCGCCACAGGTACAGGCGCAGGCCCCAGCGGCGCCGGTCAATGGCTCCGTACCAAAGTCGGGGAAACCCCTCTCCACAGCGCTCAGCGGCAAGAAGACCAGCAAAGCGGCCACTACGTCACCACGTGCATCCCGATGCCGCAAAACCAAGGCGCTGCCCATGTACGAAAGCGAAATCAGCGACAACAAGATGGGTATTAAACTGTGCATCAAGAAATCTGATGCAGGTGAAGGCGCACCTGCTGGTGTCACATCTCCCCCAGTTACAGTTCccgcagcaacaaaaactgtGCGCAAGCGCGTCCGTAAACCAAAGCAACAGGACAGCGATGAGGCCGAGTATGAGCCGCGCAAGAAAAAAGGCGGTGGAGGTGGTAGTGGCGGCGAAAAGAAGGTTTCAACGAGTCCGGATGCTGCGGAGGCGGCTGGCGAACCAATCGAGCAGAGTGTCTGGGCTCAAAAGCTGCCCGAGGAAGTCCTGTTCAGG ATCTTTGAGCAAGCTGTGGATACACAGGGCTGCCTGCCCACCCTGTTTCGCCTTGGCAGAGTTTGCTCGCTCTGGCGACAGGTTTCTCTTAGGCCTACTCTGTGGCGAACCATGGATCTTACCACATGGGTCAAAGAGAAGTATCGCACCGAACTCAAGCTCAAGTGGTTTGTCGACAACCGCTGCAGTGCCTGTACAGACTTGAATGTTT CCAATTGGAAAATATCAGACATAAATTGCTTCCTTGCCAAATTGTCAAGCGGATGCCCGAATCTTCAAGGCATTACGCTCTCCGGCTGGAAAGGTTTCACCTCGGATCATCTTACGTATTTGGTGGATAACATGCACAAGTTGCAGCGCCTGGACTTAAGTTCCATCAAT GTTGAGATGAATGCCAGCAAGAGCGCCGTGGGTGTCAACTCCCTATGCAATGCACTACAGACTATGGGCAGCCGTCTAACGCATCTCTATTTGGCGCACAATCGTCTGGCAGGAATACCACAAATAGTCGGAATTCTTTCG ACGCACTGTCCGAATCTAACACTATTGGATCTCTCGAACGTGACCACTCAGGCCACATCACACGGTGTACTCCACATTGAGAAGTTACAGCGTGGCTGCCAGAAGCTAAAGGTCCTGCGTGTGACAAACTCTCATATAACGCCAAGCACGGCATCAATGCAGGAAATT ATGGACTCACCTGGTTTCCCAGAACTTGAAGAACTGTCCGTGGCTGCCTTAACAGATGAATCCCGCATCATAAGCGACGACCATCTGCAGCGCATCCTTAAGAGCAGCTCCAAGCTAAAGCTACTGGACGTACGCAACTGCACACGGCTGACGCACGAGAGCCTAATCCGCCTGCCTGCCTGGGATATCAAGCATTTATTCCTGTCAGGTTGCTCAGTCACACGGGATATGGG GTCGGGTCTGGAACTCATTGCCTCAAAGTGGGCGCACAGTCTCATAGAACTGGATTTGGCTTGGGCGAATATGCAGCAGCCCATTGATAATGCGTTGCGCGCCCTAGCAGAAAAGGGCAGAGATTCGCCGTTGGC TCATTTAAATCTGTGCGGCTCGTCTGTTTCCGATGAGGCGGTTAAGGAAATACTGACGAACTGCCAAAATATGAGCTCCATCAATCTGGCATCGTGCCGTGGTCTGCCGCGTGGCGTCAAGCGCCTAATGCAGGGACCGCAGGAGCTAGGCGAACTCCGGGAGGTTCTGGGGGTGCAGCTGAagagcagcagcgggagcaaCTAA
- the LOC6733975 gene encoding uncharacterized protein LOC6733975 isoform X1, which yields MAEDPVNQQAFAEDVAAAAAAGGAGGFAGPEPGHPDFKMPSAEEIWKLVEGMEGISDDERAELRESIFNPKPPSPEDFMRQYGHPGHSSREYLVFFVMLALILIVFALFGYKLYKSLTEKELKKQEKLKSKQQKKAKKSN from the exons ATGGCTGAGGATCCGGTGAACCAGCAGGCATTCGCTGAGGACGTGgcagctgccgctgcggcTGGAGGAGCCGGCGGTTTTGCCGGTCCCGAGCCCGGACACCCCGACTTTAAGATGCCCAGTGCCGAGGAGATCTGGAAGCTGGTCGAGGGCATGGAGGGAATTTCGGACGACGAGCGAGCCGAGCTCCGCGAGAGCATCTTTAACCCGAAGCCGCCGTCGCCGGAGGACTTCATGCGCCAGTACGGCCATCCGGGCCACAGTTCCCGGGAGTACCTCGTGTTCTTCGTGATGCTGGCCCTCATACTGATTGTCTTTG CCCTCTTTGGCTACAAGTTGTACAAATCCCTGACGGAGAAGGAGCTCAAGAAGCAGGAGAAACTCAAGAGCAAGCAACagaagaaggccaagaagTCCAACTGA
- the LOC6733975 gene encoding uncharacterized protein LOC6733975 isoform X3: protein MVDLTDAGSPFQQSIPDFAFYVPAIVVFTLAALFGYKLYKSLTEKELKKQEKLKSKQQKKAKKSN from the exons ATGGTTGATCTCACCGACGCCGGCTCGCCGTTCCAGCAATCCATTCCCGACTTCGCCTTCTACGTGCCGGCAATTGTTGTTTTTACCCTGGCAG CCCTCTTTGGCTACAAGTTGTACAAATCCCTGACGGAGAAGGAGCTCAAGAAGCAGGAGAAACTCAAGAGCAAGCAACagaagaaggccaagaagTCCAACTGA